Genomic segment of Sphingopyxis sp. QXT-31:
GGAGACGCCGATCCCCGCGACCCGCGCGCGGGTCGCGGCTTCTAGCGCGGCGGCGGCGCCGGCAGGGCCGAGCGCGGGGGTGACCCCTGACAGGTGCAGCCAGCCGACGCCCGCGAGCAGCGCATCCCAGTCCCAGCTCTCGGACCTGATCTCGGCGAAGGCCGAAGCGGCGCGGTCGTAGACAACCTCGGCAGGGCGCATCGCACCGCCGGGGAGGTGGTAATAGAGCCCCATGCGGCCCGCGGGGCGCAGCACCGGCGCGACATCGACGCCGTGGCGGCGCAGCTCGCCGAGCACGCCGTCACCGATGGGACCCTCAGGCACCGCGCTGATCATCGTCGTGAGGCGCCCAAGCGCGGCCAGCGCGACCGCGACATTGGCCTCGGCGCCGCCGACATAGGCGTCGAAGCGCGCCGACTGCAACGGCAGTTCGCCGTGCGGGACCGAGACGCGCAGCACGATCTCGCCGAAGCAGGCGATGGGGCCTTCGGGCGCGATCATGACCGGAAGCCGGTCTCCGCTACTGCGGTGCAGGCGATGGTCGCGGCGGCGCCGAAACTTGCCTCGGCGCGCTGGCCGATAATGATGGGATGCACGCCGGTGATCGCGCCGGCCGAGATCCACTGGCCGGGCGCGAGTTCGATGATGCCGCGGCGGTGGAGGCCGAGGAGGAAGTTCAGCGATCCCCACGGCCCGTCGAGCACGTCGATCGCGCGGCCGGTGCCGACCGGCTGGCCCTCGACCCGCGTTTCGACGGCCAGCGTCGCGAAATCGGCGAGGTCAAGCTGTGGGCCGAGCAGCAGACCGTTGTTGATCCCGATGTCGGCGACGATACCGAACGGCGCATGGGCGTGGACATCGGGCGCGGGTGAGCTGGCGACCTCGAAACCCGCACGGATGTCGTCGATCCACCGCGCGCCGTCGTCGCTGCCGCTCACGTCCGCGTCGGGGACGGCACGCAGGCGAAGCATCACCTCGGCCTCGATCGCCCCCGCGCCGCCGTCGAAGACCATCGCCTCACCCGCTGCGCCGCCCAGTTCAGCGATACGCAGCACCGGGCCCGCAATGCGCTCGGCGCCGAGCGTCTCGACGAGCGCGGGCGGGATGCGCCCGACCTTCCACCCGAGCACCGGCACACCTAGCGCCGCAGTCAGGCGCCGCTGGATATCATAGGCGTCGGCGAGGGTCGCCGGAACCGGCGCCGGAAAGGCGGGGAGCGCCCGGCCCGAAAGCCGCGCAGCGTGCAGCGCCGCAACCGGATCGGGCGCGCCGGGCATCAGGCGAGCTTGGCAGTCAGCAGATAGCGCTGGCGGCTTTCGGCCGACTGGCGGCGCAGTTCGACGATCGCGCGTTCCTCGGTCTCGTCGAGCATCGATTCGATCAGCCGGTTGAAATGGCGCCGCATCGCGAGCCGCGCGCCCGCCGCATCGCGCTTGCGCAGCGCCGCGACGACGTCGGCATGCTCGGCCTGGCGCGCCGCGCCGTCCTTGCGGCAAACGAGCGAGTGGCTGCTGCGCA
This window contains:
- a CDS encoding 2-keto-4-pentenoate hydratase, coding for MPGAPDPVAALHAARLSGRALPAFPAPVPATLADAYDIQRRLTAALGVPVLGWKVGRIPPALVETLGAERIAGPVLRIAELGGAAGEAMVFDGGAGAIEAEVMLRLRAVPDADVSGSDDGARWIDDIRAGFEVASSPAPDVHAHAPFGIVADIGINNGLLLGPQLDLADFATLAVETRVEGQPVGTGRAIDVLDGPWGSLNFLLGLHRRGIIELAPGQWISAGAITGVHPIIIGQRAEASFGAAATIACTAVAETGFRS